Genomic DNA from Cyanobacteria bacterium FACHB-DQ100:
CAATGTTCAATCGTGCTGCCCATCCTCGCAGTGATATGCCGATTCAGGTAGTGGCGCATCAATGCGGCACCTGTCGATTTGGCGAAGATCCCAATACTTCCGTGTTAGATCTCAACTGTCGCGCTCATGAGGTTGATAATCTCTATGTTGTTGATAGTAGCTTCTTTCCATCGAATGCGAGTGTGAGTCCGTCGCTTACTGTGATGGCGAATGCGTTGCGAGTGGGCGATCACCTGGTTGAGCGGTTGAAATAACGATCGCGCCATAATAGTCCTATCGAGTTGGGGAATTGTCGATGTCTCAAGATCTGCTAAACGACGAAGACATCATCACGGAACTGGACATCAGCCATCTGACGATCGAGGACGATACCCCGGTGGACAACTTTCAATCTGAAGAACAGCAACGGCTCTTAGTCGAACCGCTCTATAGTTCCAGAGCGCTGTCCGCCCCCTTCCTAGCGGCTGCAAATGTTGGATTATTCTACAAGCTCAAGGGCGATCCGATCGTACCGGATGCGATGCTTAGCCTCGGAGTCCAACGTGCTGACTTCTCCGAACGGCGAAACCGCTCCTACTTCGTGTGGGAGTTTGGTAAAGTTCCCGAAGCTTGCATCGAGATTGTGTCTAACCAGGAAGGGGATGAAGTCACCCTTAGCCAGAAGTCTCGACAGAAAGGGAAAACGACGGCGAAAAAAGATATTTATGCTCAAATCGGTGTTCGTTGCTATGTGGTGTTCGATCCGCTTCAACAGATTCAAGCTGATATGAATGGGGCATTGCTGCGCGTGTGGGCGATCGCACAAAGCGGTTATGTGGAATTGACCCCCCGGAGGGACTCTCCCAGCCGGGGCAATTTGTCTGGCTAGAAGCCGTTGGATTGGGTTTGTCGCTCTGGGAAGGACAGTTTGAAGACGAAGTGATGCGGCTGTGGTTGCGGTGGTGCGATCGTTCTGGTCAGGTGATTCCGACGGGAGCCGAAGGTCTAGAAATCGAGCGTCAACGCGCCGAAATCGAACGCCATCAAGCCGAAGCAGAACGCCAACGTGCCGAACGACTAGCTGAGCGACTCCGGGCACTAGGGATTGATCCCGATGAAGGCTAGGGAAGAAGTAGCGATCGCACTCACGATCGCTACTTCCCACCTCAAAACTGAAACGTCGCCCAATCTGGCTCTCGTAAATATTCCGCCATGTTATTAAACTTGCGGAACTCTGCTTGATGAATCCAGAACTCATTATCGGGATAGTTGTCTAACCAGTCTTGGTTCAACTGATCAAACGTTTGACTTAATTGAGCGCGATCGAGATCCGGTGGCAGCTTGCCAAAATAACCCAGCGTAATATGTGGCGTAAAGTAATATTGCTGCTCGATGCCAATCTCGATTAGGTCTGGATTTTGATAAATGGATCGCCGGAATTTCAAAATCCGCTCGTATCCTGAACTATCCACCGTTGCCAGACAAACCGCGATCGCTCTTGCCATCACCATCAATCCGACCACCTGGAATCGAATCGCCTCTCCGATGCCAATCGGCTGAGACTGACGGAAACTACTCGCCACACGATCACGCAATCGCTCATCAAATCCCGGCGATTCTGCCGCATGAAGATATGCGCCATTCCAGATAAGATCCGCGACCGTCACATGAAAACTGTCTGCTGGAATCGGCGCAAACATCTCAGCCCCTAGCGTTTGGGCAATCCGATTCTGGTAATGTTTCAGAGACTCATAGAGACCCCGATTTTTGCCGTCTTCAGATCCAGGCGGCGTAATCACCGTGTAGCCGGGAAACGCAGTCGGAAGCCATACACCCTCCGGGGAGCGCTGAAACTTTGGGGACTTTTGGATGTGCTGCACCTGAGACTTGTAAGTGTCCGGCAGGGTTAACCGCATCACGCGATTGAGGAAAGTTTGATAATTCTCGTCCAATGTGCGATCGCCTCGCGCCGTAAATCGATAAATTAGAAATCCATTCTTAAATCTAACGGTAAAGTGTCATCCTACTACGAGAGATTTAATGATCGGGTATTACTCTAGGGCAGCGGGAAGCGAAGATCAGTATGGGGATTTACTTTTATTGGGGCGAGGATAGCTTTGCGCTCTCTCAAGCCGTGAAGCGCTTGAAACAAAAGACACTTGACCCAATGTGGGAAAGTTTTAATTTTGATAAATTCTCGTCGGATCAAAGTGATGCGATCGCTCAAGCGCTGAATCAGGCGATGACTCCTCCATTTGGTGCGGGGAATCGCCTCGTCTGGCTCTCAGAAACAACTCTAGCGCAACGCTGCCCTGAAGATGTCCTAACTGAACTCGATCGCACCCTCATCGCCTTGCCTGAAACGACAACGCTTCTATTGACCAGTTCGACCAAACCCGATGGACGACTAAAATCAACCAAACTGCTCCAGAAGTACGCGACCCTTGAAGAATTCGCCCTCATTCCACCTTGGAAAACTGAACTAATTAGCAAACAAGTGCAGCGAGTTGCACAGGAATTAGATCTGAAACTCACGCAAGGCGCGATCGACTACATTACCGAAGCTGTCGGCAACGATACGCGCCAACTTTACAGCGAACTCGAAAAGCTCAAAATGTTCGCAGGTGAATCCAAAAAGCCGCTGAATGAAAGCGCGATCGCGCCGTTAATCACTGCCAGTACACAAAGTTCACTGCAACTGCTGACAGCAATTCGGCAGGGAAAAACAGCAGAAGCATTAGAGCTGGTGAGCGATTTACTGCGGCAAAATGAGCCAGCTTTGCGAATTGTGAGTACGCTGGTTGGGCAGTTTCGCCTGCGACTCTGGATCAAGCTGATGCTGGAATCAGGAGAGCGAGACGATCGAGAAATTGCTAAAGCTGCGGAGCTAAACAACCCAAAGCAGCTTTACTATCTCAAACAAGAACTCTTCTCAACTTCACTCACCCAACTGCAAAGCGCTCTACCCTTGCTGCTCAATCTAGAATTCAGCCTCAAGCGGGGTCACGATGAAACGATCGCCCTTCAAACCAAAACGATCGAACTGTGTCAAATTTTCCGAAGCCGCTAAACTTCATCGGGATCAATTCCCAGTGCTCTCAGGCGCTCTGCTAAGCGTTGCGCTTTTGATTCGGCTTCATCTGCTCTCAGACGCTCGTTTTCCGCTCGCTCTGCACCTGTCGGAATCACTTGCCCAGATCGATCGCACCACCGCAACCATAATCGCGTAATCTCTTCCTCAAACTGTCCTGACCAAAGCGTGAGACCTAATCCCACTTCCTCTAACCAAATCGACTGTCCGATCTGGGTGATTCCTTGCGGTGGTGTTAATTCCGTACACCGACCTGCAAAATTTGACCAGATTCGCAGTAAGGCTCCATTCATTTCGGTTTCACCCTGAATTTGTCGGAGCGGGTCAAACACCACATAGTAGGGAATGCGGATTTGGGAATAGAGATCTTTTTTAGTCATCGTCTTTCCCTTCTGCTGCGATTTTCGACTCAGAATCAGTTCATCGCCCTCTTGATTCGAGACAATTTCGATGCAAACTTCTGGCAGCTTGCCAAACTCCCACACAAAATAAGAGCGGTTCTCTTTTTGAGAAAAGTCCTCAGCACATTGCACATCTAAACTGAGCATGACATCGGGAACGACTGGGTCGCCCTTCAGCTTATAGAACAGCCCGACATTCGCCGCCACAAAAAACGGGGACGGTAACGCTTTAGAACTGTAGAGCGGCTCGACTAACAGCCGTTGCTGTTTTTCAGATTGAATATTGTCCACCGGCATATCGTCCTCGATCGTCAAATGGCTAATGTCTAGCTCCGTGACGATTTCATCCGTATTGAGAAGTTGACCCGTCATGAGTAGTCATCAAACTCGATAATTCATTATTGTCCAATCCTGACTGTAAATCGGGCGCATCTGAAAGTTGGGCAGTGAAGATCCGGGTGAACGGCGACAAAAATCATGGGAGTAGAGCCATCCGCTCGAACTTTTTTAACCTTCTTCCCGTTTTCTGGAACTTCTTGCAAGTAAAATAATTCAGATTCCTTGTACCTCTCTTGTGTGCTAGTTCCCCGAATGTCACACCGTCTTATGATGAACCGTGATCTCTCTTCTCTCTCTCGTTGGTTAATCAAACGCTCGATCGTGTTAGGAGCATTCTCCTCGATCGCAGTTTTAGCAGGCTGGGCACCGAATCTATCGGCTCCCTCGATCGCCCAGATGTTTGATTCTTCCGCATCGGCTCAGGAATCTTCATTCACTCGATATGTCCGTTCTGCAGTTGCCCTAGAACAACGTAGACAAGCCCTGCAAAGTCAACTCCAACAAGCCACAGGCGGAAATGTGCCCAGTGGCGTTTGCCAAAACATCAATCAAGTCAACGGAGGGGCGCGGGATCGAGTTCGTGGCTTGTGTCAGCAGTTTCGCCAGAGTTTTTACGATATTCTCGCAAGCCAAAATCCCAAACTCACGCCGGAAGAATTTAATTCGTTCCAAAGCCAAGTTGGAAGTCGTCAGATGTGCGATCGTGTTGCCCAAGAAGCTCGTCGCCTAAAGCTTGGTGAGATTAGCTGCAAAGACGCAAAATAGCAAACCTCTTTATCACTAAACACGGTAGAAGAAATCCCCTTCTAGCGTGTTTTGTATTAATTTACACGCCGTGGTTTAAATCGGAGTACGATCGCAGCGGCGATTCGAGCAATGCAGAATGAAGACAGCAAAAACGGCGAAGCTGGAATCATTCACACAGCACCGAAAGCTGGCGTAAAAATATCACCCGACTTAGAAGCTTATCTAAATCGGGTGGAAGATGAGATCGAGCTTATGGTTGCTCGACCACTAAAATAGGTACTTTAATTAGAATCCCATTGCTCCCGCAACCGCACTTAAATCAGGGTCAATTCCTTGCTTGAAGTTATTTTCGCTGAACTTGATTGCTGAATCCGGGTCTTTCAAACCGTTTCCAGTCAGGACACAAACGACAGTTGCCCCAGTTGGAACTTGATCTTTCACCTTTAGCAATCCTGCTACTGATGCAGCACTCGCAGGCTCACAGAAAATGCCTTCATTTGCTGCCAGCATTCGATAAGCTGTCAGAATTTCTTCATCAGTCACGGCATTAAAGCTACTTTGGCTTGCATCTCGAACCGCGATCGCTCGATTCCAGTTCGCCGGATTCCCAATCCGAATCGCCGTCGCTAAGGTTTCTGGATGCGTAAATGGTTCTCCCTTGACCAGCGGAGATGCACCTGCCGCTTGGAACCCCATCATTTTTGGCAATTTCGACGATCGACCTTCCTGGTGGTACTGACAAAATCCCATCCAGTACGCGCTAATATTTCCGGCATTGCCCACCGGAATACAAAGCCAGTCGGGGGCATCACCCAAGACATCAACGACTTCAAATGCCGCCGTTTTTTGTCCTTCCAGACGATAGGGATTTACCGAATTGACCAAAGTAACGGGATAATTCTGAGACATTTCGCGCACGATTTCTAAGGCGCGATCGAAGTTGCCTTTAATCGATAAAACTTCGGCTCCATATAACAGCGCTTGTGCCAGTTTACCCAAAGCTACATAGCCATCAGGAATCAGTACAAACGCCCGCATTCCACCGCGACGAGCGTAAGCTGCCGCCGCTGCTGAAGTATTTCCGGTACTCGCACAGATCACCGCTTCTGCCCCTGCCTCCTTCGCCTTTGAGATCGCCATTGTCATACCGCGATCTTTGAAGCTTCCCGTCGGATTTAAGCCGTCGTACTTGACAAAAACTTGCACCTGACGACCGATCGCTTGCGAGATTGCAGGCACCGGGATCAAGGGCGTATTGCCTTCGTGCAGGGTCACAACAGGCGTTTGATCGGTTACGGGCAGGTAGCGTCGATAGCCGTGAATTAAACCGCGCCAGGGTTGGACTCTAGGCAGTTCTTCAGAGGGAGAGGGATTTGCAAGAGACAGGCGTAAGGTCACAGGAATCAATCTTTAGAGGGTGAAATACAGTGGCAATATTCTAGTGTACTGTGTTTAGCGGCTTCAAATGCAGCCAGATTTTAATCGTTAATCACCAGATTCTGTGATTTCGGAATTTCTTCTGGAACTGAGGGAATCTGCTATCGTCTAAAAGTGGATACCAGAATACAAACTTCTGTTAAGTTTGAGTTAAGATCTTCTGGTGGTGTGAGTAAGTACAAATTACTAATCAATATGAACGCTTCAAACGGACAACTTAGTAACACTGCGGTCTGCGGTTCTCAGCGGGGTGCATCTGAAATCACGAACACGTACTCGTGTAGCGTGGCTATCGCGCAGGAGAAGATCAAATTGCTCTATCCTGTTGATCAACAAGCCAAGTTCTTCGACCTGCAAGCGGAGGCTGATCTGCTCCTCAAACAGCTTCAAGCCCTCAAACAGCAGCGAACAGAGCAACCGGTTAGCCCAGTTTCATAGAGTTCCGAAGAGGTGAGAAATAGAGAGAAACTGTAACACTCTCTATTTCTCACCTCTTCCACTTTGAACGATATACTGATTCAGTCATTACTACGAACGTTTTAATATGCGATCGTTTTGGGCTGATCCGTATTTGTGGATTCATCTTGCAGGGATTGCAGCCGTGCCGCTGTCCCTGCTTGTTTGTTTATTAGGGTTGGCAGCAGGTGATCCGATTTTGCCGCCTTGGTTGGAACTAGGACTCGTTGCGATCGCGGGCATTGCGCCGATCGCCTGGATGCAGCTTCAAAAACCCTTCTATATCTATAGTCTGCTAGCAGTGGCGCTCCGTCCTTCTCAGCTAACCGAAGCACAAAGAAAGATTTTGGCAATGTTTGTCGCTCGTCGCAATCCGATCGCGGTTGGAGTTGCGGCGTTTGTTTTATTTCTGGCACTGAAGCAGATTTACGCAATCGCGCCGATCGCAGAAGCAATCACCCCGATTCCAGCTAGAGGCTCAGGGCTAATTGTGGCAGCGCTTGGATTTTTTGCAGCTAACTTATTTCTACAAGTGCCGCTTAGCGTTCTGCTGGTGATGCTATCGAGCGAGGCAGAAGTGGCGCAGATTCAGCCGATCGAGGTTGATCAGATTCCCAACCGTCTCTTCGTGTTCGGATTTCCGGTTAATGCGATCGTCCCGCCGCTTAGAGTGGATTCCACGACTTAAAAAGATCGTCTGGATTAGAGCAAATCGACTTAGGATAAAGAAAGGAACTTTACAGCAAAGCTCCGGCTCTATCCGCGATCGTCTCTGCTTAAAATCATGGCTTTTTTTCGTCAATACATTGCCCCGCTGATTGTCGTTTTGGTGTTTGTGTTCTCGCTGGTTGTCGTCAGTGCGCGGATTTTCCTGCCGAATGATATGGCAGCCCCCGCTCCGATCGAGGAAGCGAACCCGGCCAGCGATAAGGCTCAGATTCCTGATGCCGATGCAGTCGCAGGGTTACCGCCGAACCTTGCACCCTTTATTCAAGGGTTGCCCAACGATCCGACCCAACTCTAAAGGCAGTGACGGAATTCATTCCAGGGTATTCGCTTGAACGCGGCACAGGCTCTAGACGCGAACGTGATCGTCTACTAAGCTTTATGCAGTCTACCTATCGTGAACTCTTCAAGGGTGAATTTTCTCAGCTTGAAGACGCGATCGACCGATTTTTTTCACCCGAAACGCCGCTCGTCTGGGTGCAAGGATCGAATGAATCAAGCTGGAACCCGATCGCTGGACTGTGGCTCGGAAGCGCGATCGATCAGGGCAGTGGTGATCGACAGGCTCATATTTTGTTGCTGTATGTCATGCCAGATCATCGACGGAAGGGAATAGGAGCGGCGCTAGTGCGCTACGCTGAAACATGGGCAAAGTTACGCGGCGATCGGCAAATCGGGCTGCAAGTGTTTGAAACAAATTTGCCTGCACTCGGACTTTACCGCGTTCTGGGATACGAAACTCAGTCGCGGTGGATGACCAAATCGATCGAATAGCTGGATAAAATACTTCTTATGTATAGCGATGACGATTTAACCGTTCTAGATATTGAAGCGGATTTGGAAGACCCGTTGGATCACATTCCGGCAATCGCTGATGAAGTCACGCCGAAACCGGATGCGGATGCGATGTTGCCGTTGCTGGACGCATCCGATATTCAGCAGCGAATGCTAGCGGCGCGGGTGTTTTGCGATGTGCAGGACGATCGGGCGATTCCGCAGTTAATTACGCTGTTAAGCGATCCCTGTCCGCTGGTGCGAGTAAGTGCAGCGTATGCGCTGGGTCGAAATCCGAGTCCTGATGCGGTTGAGCCGTTAATCGATCGCTATCGTCAAGATTGGAATGGCTATGTGCGAAAAGGAATTGTCTGGGCATTGGGAAATTGTCGCGATCGCCGATCGCTCGATACGTTAATCGAGGCGCTGAAAACGGATATCTCTGCGGTTAGGTTGTGGGCGGCGAGTTCTTTGGCACAGATGG
This window encodes:
- a CDS encoding DUF4168 domain-containing protein, coding for MSHRLMMNRDLSSLSRWLIKRSIVLGAFSSIAVLAGWAPNLSAPSIAQMFDSSASAQESSFTRYVRSAVALEQRRQALQSQLQQATGGNVPSGVCQNINQVNGGARDRVRGLCQQFRQSFYDILASQNPKLTPEEFNSFQSQVGSRQMCDRVAQEARRLKLGEISCKDAK
- the holA gene encoding DNA polymerase III subunit delta; the protein is MGIYFYWGEDSFALSQAVKRLKQKTLDPMWESFNFDKFSSDQSDAIAQALNQAMTPPFGAGNRLVWLSETTLAQRCPEDVLTELDRTLIALPETTTLLLTSSTKPDGRLKSTKLLQKYATLEEFALIPPWKTELISKQVQRVAQELDLKLTQGAIDYITEAVGNDTRQLYSELEKLKMFAGESKKPLNESAIAPLITASTQSSLQLLTAIRQGKTAEALELVSDLLRQNEPALRIVSTLVGQFRLRLWIKLMLESGERDDREIAKAAELNNPKQLYYLKQELFSTSLTQLQSALPLLLNLEFSLKRGHDETIALQTKTIELCQIFRSR
- a CDS encoding HEAT repeat domain-containing protein gives rise to the protein MYSDDDLTVLDIEADLEDPLDHIPAIADEVTPKPDADAMLPLLDASDIQQRMLAARVFCDVQDDRAIPQLITLLSDPCPLVRVSAAYALGRNPSPDAVEPLIDRYRQDWNGYVRKGIVWALGNCRDRRSLDTLIEALKTDISAVRLWAASSLAQMATLGYEVVVAAVPPLIEALRRDPVAAIRSNCAWSLGELCREMPSNVVYATAIDALIEAFAEDEDSGVREDAKASMLKVGDARGLQVIETLEQEDWF
- a CDS encoding Uma2 family endonuclease; protein product: MTGQLLNTDEIVTELDISHLTIEDDMPVDNIQSEKQQRLLVEPLYSSKALPSPFFVAANVGLFYKLKGDPVVPDVMLSLDVQCAEDFSQKENRSYFVWEFGKLPEVCIEIVSNQEGDELILSRKSQQKGKTMTKKDLYSQIRIPYYVVFDPLRQIQGETEMNGALLRIWSNFAGRCTELTPPQGITQIGQSIWLEEVGLGLTLWSGQFEEEITRLWLRWCDRSGQVIPTGAERAENERLRADEAESKAQRLAERLRALGIDPDEV
- a CDS encoding GNAT family N-acetyltransferase, translated to MTEFIPGYSLERGTGSRRERDRLLSFMQSTYRELFKGEFSQLEDAIDRFFSPETPLVWVQGSNESSWNPIAGLWLGSAIDQGSGDRQAHILLLYVMPDHRRKGIGAALVRYAETWAKLRGDRQIGLQVFETNLPALGLYRVLGYETQSRWMTKSIE
- a CDS encoding low-complexity tail membrane protein, which gives rise to MRSFWADPYLWIHLAGIAAVPLSLLVCLLGLAAGDPILPPWLELGLVAIAGIAPIAWMQLQKPFYIYSLLAVALRPSQLTEAQRKILAMFVARRNPIAVGVAAFVLFLALKQIYAIAPIAEAITPIPARGSGLIVAALGFFAANLFLQVPLSVLLVMLSSEAEVAQIQPIEVDQIPNRLFVFGFPVNAIVPPLRVDSTT
- a CDS encoding DUF1868 domain-containing protein → MRLTLPDTYKSQVQHIQKSPKFQRSPEGVWLPTAFPGYTVITPPGSEDGKNRGLYESLKHYQNRIAQTLGAEMFAPIPADSFHVTVADLIWNGAYLHAAESPGFDERLRDRVASSFRQSQPIGIGEAIRFQVVGLMVMARAIAVCLATVDSSGYERILKFRRSIYQNPDLIEIGIEQQYYFTPHITLGYFGKLPPDLDRAQLSQTFDQLNQDWLDNYPDNEFWIHQAEFRKFNNMAEYLREPDWATFQF
- a CDS encoding threonine synthase is translated as MPRVQPWRGLIHGYRRYLPVTDQTPVVTLHEGNTPLIPVPAISQAIGRQVQVFVKYDGLNPTGSFKDRGMTMAISKAKEAGAEAVICASTGNTSAAAAAYARRGGMRAFVLIPDGYVALGKLAQALLYGAEVLSIKGNFDRALEIVREMSQNYPVTLVNSVNPYRLEGQKTAAFEVVDVLGDAPDWLCIPVGNAGNISAYWMGFCQYHQEGRSSKLPKMMGFQAAGASPLVKGEPFTHPETLATAIRIGNPANWNRAIAVRDASQSSFNAVTDEEILTAYRMLAANEGIFCEPASAASVAGLLKVKDQVPTGATVVCVLTGNGLKDPDSAIKFSENNFKQGIDPDLSAVAGAMGF